The DNA segment AACGAAAAGACCGTCATATCGCTGTGGGGAGTTCCCCCGAGACGATATTCCTTGTCCTCGAAACGATACGAACCGCCCAGCGCGTGGCAGGCGTCGTCAATCACCCAGGCCCCGTGCTGTCTCGCCATTTGATAAATTTTCGGCAAATCGCACGGCTGACCGGCGAAATGAACCGGTATCACCGCCTTGATATTGCCATCCTTATCTTTCGCCAGAACCTCCTCCAGAGATTCGGGATCCATCAATCCCGTTTCGGGATCGATATCGGAAAAAATTATATCGGCGTCGACATACCGGGCGCAGTTGGCGTCGGCCAGAAAGGTATTCGGGCTCGTGACAACAATATCCCCCTGCCCGATTCTGAGAGCGAGCATCGCCAGGTGAAGCGCCGCGGTGCCGTTGGCGCAGGCTATTGATTCGGGCGCCCCGACATAAGCGGTCAGACTTTTTTCGAATTTCTCGATCGCCGGCCCCTGGGTCAGATAGTCGGAGCGAAGTACCGCCGTTACCGCTTCGATATCACTGTCGTCAATATGCTGACGGCCGTAGGGAAGGAATTTAAGATCCGAAGATTTTTTGTATGCTGATTTAATTGACTGCATATTTATCCCCCTATCACTACAGGTTCACTGAAATCATGACCGATTTTTTCAACATCCGCTCCATTAATTTCTTCCGCCGCGCGGACCGGCTTAGCGGTAAATTCCGGATCGATATGGCGGCGTATCAATTCACGCAACCGTTCGATATCCAGCCATTCGGTATTGGTACCGCTGGAATAATGAAAGCCGTCGGGACAGAATTCGCCGTAGAACGCCTTGCGGAAACTCTCCACATCCCAGAGACGGGTCGACGGGAGAATCACGAAATAATTTTTGAACTGCAGAGTGTTGAGGGCATCGGTTTCGGTAATCATCTCTTCATGCACTTTTTCACCCGGCCGGATCCCCACCAGAACCTGTCGGCATTCGGGGGCGACGGCGGTGGCCAGATCGACAATTTTATAACTGGGAATTTTCGGCACGAAGATTTCACCGCCCCACATATGCACGATAGCAAAAAGAACCAGATCGACCCCTTCATCAAGGGTGATATTGAACCGTGTCATGCGCGGGTCGGTAATCGGAATGACCCCCTCTTTCCGCTTGTCCATAAAGAACGGAATCACACTTCCCCGACTCCCCATGACATTGCCATAACGCACCACCGAAAACTTGATATCCCGCGAGCCCTTGAAATTATTGGCCGAGACGAAAAGTTTGTCGGAGCATAGTTTGGTCGCCCCGTAAAGATTAATCGGCGCCGCCGCTTTATCGGTACTGAGAGCCACCACACTTCGCACCCCCCGGTCAATCGCGGTCTCGATCAGGTTCTGCGCCCCCAGAATATTGGTCTTGATCGCTTCGAACGGATTGTACTCGCAGGCCGGAACCTGTTTCAGGGCCGCGGCATGCACGACAATATCGATCCCTTCCATCGCCCGATACAAGCGCTCTTTGTCGCGGATATCACCGATAAAAAAGCGGAGTTGGGGATATTTCGACGACGGCATCATCTGGCCCATTTCGAACTGTTTCAATTCATCGCGCGAATAAATAACGAGCCGGCGGATGTTGGGGTGACGGTTCAAGACGGTGGCGACGAATTTCTTGCCGAACGAACCGGTTCCGCCGGTTATTAAAATCGATTTACCGGATAGCATTATTTTTCCTTAAGATAAAGTTTATCGCCGGGACACTTTTCTGTATTTCTCCGGATGAAGATATCGCCGGGCTTTGGAAGACAAATTTTATATTAGGAACAGTGCATCCCTGCATAAAAATACTCCTATTGCTTTTGTTGATTATGCAAGCCCTGTGCCAGTCTTGGGCAACCAAGGATCCATAAATGTGACAACATGTTATGGAAGAACAGGTCAATCAATTTGACCCATCTTAGGAACGGTTTACCGATTTTATAGGAACGATTTTCCGGACGGAAGATTTTTATCTAACTATTAACAAGACTAAAAGATAGCCGGAAATTGATAAATTAATAAGGAAATCCGGAAATCAGAATTTCGCCCAGCGCGGCACCCGCGGAAACGGCATCACATCGCGGATATTGGCCATCCCGGTTATATACATCAGAGTCCGCTCGAAACCGAGCCCGAACCCGGAATGGGGGGCCGTGCCGTACTTACGCAAATCGAGATACCAGCCGTAGGTGTCGGGGTTGATTCCCTTGGCCTTCATGTTAGCGAAAAGAACATCATACCGCTCTTCACGCTGCGAGCCGCCGATTATCTCGCCGATTTTCGGCACCAGAACATCCATCGCCCGCACTGTCTTCTCGTCGTCATTCACCCGCATATAAAAGGCCTTGATTTCCCGCGGATAATCATACAGAATGACCGGTTTCTTGAATGTTTTCTCGGTCAGATACCGCTCATGTTCGGACTGCAAATCGATGCCCCACTTGACCGGGAAATCGAATTTCTCCCCCGATTTTTCCAGAATCTTCACGGCCTCGGTGTACGGAAGTCTCTCGAAATCGGAATTGACCACGAATTCCAGAGTTTCACGGAGGGATTTGTCGATCCATTGCCCGAAGAAGGCCATATCATCGCGGCACTCTTCCAACGCGAAACGGAACAGGAATTTCAAGAAATCGACCGCTATTT comes from the Candidatus Zixiibacteriota bacterium genome and includes:
- the pseB gene encoding UDP-N-acetylglucosamine 4,6-dehydratase (inverting); this translates as MLSGKSILITGGTGSFGKKFVATVLNRHPNIRRLVIYSRDELKQFEMGQMMPSSKYPQLRFFIGDIRDKERLYRAMEGIDIVVHAAALKQVPACEYNPFEAIKTNILGAQNLIETAIDRGVRSVVALSTDKAAAPINLYGATKLCSDKLFVSANNFKGSRDIKFSVVRYGNVMGSRGSVIPFFMDKRKEGVIPITDPRMTRFNITLDEGVDLVLFAIVHMWGGEIFVPKIPSYKIVDLATAVAPECRQVLVGIRPGEKVHEEMITETDALNTLQFKNYFVILPSTRLWDVESFRKAFYGEFCPDGFHYSSGTNTEWLDIERLRELIRRHIDPEFTAKPVRAAEEINGADVEKIGHDFSEPVVIGG